CCTTCTAAATGCATAATTCTGTCCAGAGAGTACAAAAGTTGTATTTATTAACCCtatagaaatacttttttttgccAAGTGAAACAACTCAAACCCCCCTGAATCTGTAATCACTAACTTCCTAGGAGGTGTAAGCTTGCAGAAATTTAAAAACAGAATTTCCACATGtgttgattttttaaaaataatttggacTGGTGTTCAGCAATTTAATGTTCACCTTTGAATTCTAAAGGGCTTCAAGCTTTAATCCACCTTTATTGGGTTGAACAATTGTACAGTTTTAAGCCAATGAGTTCTTCAGTGCCTATAGTTACCCTCCACCTGATGAGGGAATAGATGCCATTTTAGAATGAGTCATTGTGTTGAGGAGACTGTTTATTTGAGAAACCATGAATTCTATTAATTTGTTCAGCACTGATAAGTCTTGAGTTCAAATTAGACCAGTACCTGTAGGCATTAATAGTGCTGATAGTGCTACAGTCAGGCAGCTTCTAGCACTGTAAGCTAGAGACTGTTAAGTCTCTTTCTCATACTGATTTGAATGAGTAGTAAGCAGCTAataaaatatgcaaataaaTGCCTGGCAAGCAGTATATATTTGTTATAACTTCATTGTAGAGCATTCTGAATATCTGGAATGTACTTGGCTCAGAAATGGATTTAGTACTAAGTATAGTTTGCACTATTTGTGACTTGCTCTGGATTTTTTAATGGTTCTTTTGCAGGCTTTCTTATAGCAAAGCTGTCTGATACCAATTTATATAGTattaaaaaaggagaaacagcCACAAAGTACATACTAAAAAATTTATAAGCTACCTTCTTTTTAGTCTTGTTCCAAATGTTTGATACATTAGAACATAGCTGTCAGAGTTACCATTATGAGGAAAAGATTGCTTTACACACCTCTCTGCACAGAAGTGCACAGGAGCACTTTTTGCCAAGGCCTTTTTTGTGCACTTACTGGAATGTCTAAAGTGGCAGAGTTGTGTGTGTTAAATAACCATTCAGAACAGAAGTGAAAAACAATAACTTCAGGATGCTTTcaaggcttttatttttcagaacttGTTCTCCAAAAACCACTTTGAAGACAAAGGTTGTTCTTGAAGGTAACTGCAATAGCCTGCAAGAGTTGCAAATGGTAGTTGTGACAAGTAAAACGCTGAAGAGAGATGTGTATAAATGTGACTTgcccttttgtttgtttctaactCATTTGATCAGAATCATGTACTGAAAATGTCAGAAAGCAGGTAACTCCATGTTTGGCTGAACACAGGAGGAAGACTTGAAGTGTGCTGTGCATTTTGCATTATTGTGTTTTAGAGGGTCATTCAAGCCTAACTCTTGGGACTTCATGCTGCTACAGGGAGGCTGTCTATCATGGGACATACCATAGGAAAACGTCTGGGGGGATTTGGAAAGGTTGATCACGTTAGGCCTGTTGGACTTGAACATGTACCTCTTTTTAAATCACTGGGGTTTTCTAATGTTCTTTAGATACAGTTTGACTTTGCCTACAAGAAGttaatgattttttaatttttttttaattttggagATGTACTAGAGATACCTGTTTTGTGCACATAGTGGTGGAATACTTGTAGGTAAAAATAACAAAtggaattttgtttttaaaaaaaatttaaagcaaaatgcaaacaaaaacaaggaaACTTCTGACTATGTGATTGAATACAGGGTGTATCCCCATCTGGGTTTTTTGATGTGTGGCAGGGTGGGTGGGGTTACAATTAGAGTAGTATGCACTGTGGATCGGTGCTGAATTTGtatataaaaaggaaaactttcttttgcGTAGTTTGTATTGTAAGGACAACATCTAAAGGCGCTGTGTATCGgtcatttccattttaaaagatTATATTTTTGAGCAATGGAAACTGTACATGTTATCATTTATACCTTATGGATAGCTAGGAATATAGAAATCCTGTTGCTATTACTCTGAAAGTCTCACTTGTCATTGGTATATACATTACAGCATCGCTACTTTATGCAGATCCTCGTGATCATTTAGTTAAAGAGATTGTTGTAACTGCTAGAGTTATAACAGGAATTGTAACATCAGATTGTTCAGTATATCTCAAATGTGTATCCTTGTGATTAAGTTTAATCCTTTACCAAATGTTTGGTTGGAATTTCATCTTGGAGCAATGACAGAATAGGTGCTGGAACAGATTTCCCTCACCCCAACCCAcacttatttatttaatagGTCTTGTTTTGTATGTTATGTTTTTCCCCCATAACAGGTTTGTGCCTTTTATTGGATATTTATTTGAAAGGAGCTACTATCATTTAGGTTGCTCAGGCTTTTTTTCAGATGTATTCTTATACAGCTGTTCCTTTACATGAGTTCCTTCATTTTATAAGAATACAGAATGAATACACTAGCCACAAACTGGAAAATTTTGAGGGTTTGTTctatgaattaattttttttaaaagaagcctAAGCACAAGACTGGCTGTGTTGATATTTTATTTGTGGAACTTCACAATTTGTTAATAcacaaactgttttgttttttaagaactGCTCATATCCAATTATTTGATGAAACAAATTTTGGATAAAAATAAACTTTGGCACATGCAAGGTGTGTGTGTAATCATTCTTTAATGAGTTGTCTAAAGCTTTCTGTAGTACTAatagcagcagctgcctgaggcTGCTTGAGTTTTTCTTCTGCGTTTGCATGTAAGGTACATGCAATTGTATCATGTCTTACTCAGGTTCTCAGTGTCATCAGATGCCACCTTTCCTGTGATCCAGTTTTCCTGTGGGAAGCAGAGACTAGTTTCTTCTCTGCAGGGTAATTGGACTCAactgcagggcaagggagggaagACATAAAGCTGTTTGTGTCACAGAGTGTGACTTCTGGGTGCTCTCCTGAGATGTTTCACTGTGTTCAAACAGCAAATAGGCCTTAACTGCCACAGACACTTGGTTTTGTCATAGTTTTGTACCTGTGGAATTGCTGTACTCCGGGATGTGTAGGGGTTGTTTTTGTGGATCCACATTACCATCTAAAAAGGCTCAAGCTCAGACATCAACAacatgaaaatgttttaatggTGGAGTGTTTATTGCTCATGAGGATCTCCTGCCACCGTCCAGGTGCCCATTGTGGGATGTGGAAGTGAATAAATAgacacttctgtttctttttttatacaTGTGTTTTTCGTGTTTTACATGAGCTGTGCTCGCACGAGGGAAAAACAGATCCGGTGCTTCTGGAAACAGCCGCTTCTCGTCTGCCGCCAGTAGATATTTCCCCAGCCCGTCCCCCTTTCTTCTTGCCCCTTCGGGCTAGCGGCCGCGGCAACACGGCCGAGAAGGCCGCTCAGAAACTCATGCCGCAGCAGGTCGGGTTTCAGCAACGGGGCCAGCACCGGCCCGATCGCTCCGGCAGAAGCCGCGGCGCTCCCTGCCTGGCCCATCCCCTGCCCTAGCCCACCAATGAGCGGGGCGATGGGCCGGCCCCTACCGCGCCACGCCCACTCGCATCGTCGCGTCACTGGGAGCCGGACAGCCAATCAGTGGAGGGGCGCTCTGCGCTGACGTGATGACGCACGAGTCTGGCGTCCCGGCGAAGGCCGCGCACGCACCGTCGGTTCTCCAAGATGGCGGCGGCCACCAGCAGCGAGACGGGGTGCGGCGAGGTAGCGGCGGGCGAGAAGCGCGGCCCTCTGGGCATCCCTGAGGCAGTCTTCGTGGTGAGTCAATGGCTTCACCGGCCGGGCTGCTTTGCGCCCCGGTGGAGGTTTGTagagggaggaagggactgCGATCCGGCAGCCGGGctcggccccggccccggccccgtgAGGCGGCACCTGCGGTGGGGCCGCGGCCTGGCAGGCGGGCGGGCGTTGCCTGAGGAAGCGCGGGCGGCGGGCAAGGCGGCGGAGCTGCCCCTCACGGCCCTCCCCGCTGGGCTCTGGGGCTGCCAGCCCGGCCCCGCCAGGGCGGGAGAACTGCGGCGCCCACCCCTTCCCTCCCGCCGCTTGCTTGAGCCGCCCGCGCCCAACGCTGTGGATTTGTCCCCTGAGCCCGGCCTGCGATCTCGATCTGAGACAGCCCCGTACAGAAGCACTTCGCTTCCCTGCAAAGCAGGCGAGATCCTGTTCCCCGGGGGGCGCAGGGGGTCCCTTAGTCCTGATGGTTTTCATGGGGTAAATTTCTTAATTTGGATTCTCTTTTGGTGTTGCTGAACATGCTTTACAGTAAAGTCAAATCCCCATTTTCAGCGTTATCGTATTATCTCCCTGGCTAACTCTTGGTGTTGCTAAACATGCTTTACAGTAAAGTCAAATCCCCATTTTCAGCGTTATCGTATTATCTCCCTGGCTAACTCACATGCCACGCTAAGTTACTTACGGCAGTTCCTCCTGCATAGGGCACAACGTTGTCCCTTCAATTTCATCTTAGTTGACGCCGTACCACATTCCTAGCGCTTTTCCCTGCCTTTTCATCTCATAATCTGGTTCTTGACTGTTGATCAGAACCACTCAGAAGTGACTATAGTGTCTAGTCAGGGTTCCTGACTTCTTGAAAACCAACAAATGCGTATCTTTTGGAAAACAGACTGAACTTGTTTATCTGACTTTAAAAATTGACTTACCAAGCATTTAATAGTTCTGTTGACTGGTTGAGAGGAGAATTAATCAGCTTATACAGTGATCTAATGTCAAAATTGTCTGTTCATTTTCTGCTATAAGCTACTTCTTGGTATGGCATCTTGATTGCTACTTTAATTTGTTTGATCAATAAGTACTGATCAGACTGGCTGTACCTGGTTGCCTTGGTGTCATCTTGAAATGTCAGATCTTTGCCCCGAAGGCCTTGTTTATCATGCTCCTTTATTACAGAGATTTTTCTTGAACTTGAGACTTTCATGGCTTGATACTTTTGGCAGAGCTGTTTGGACTGATGGTGGTGGTAGCTCTTACAGAAATAAATTGATTTGATTTGTATTTTGGTATTTGTAGGTGTAGCGCTTGTGTTATCTGTGTGTCTTGCTTGGTCATAGGTCCTGGACAAACAGGTACAGGACACTTGCTTTGAGTGCATCCCCATCCTACTTTTTCTTCAAGATTTTTTTGTCAATTTTGGGGGTCTGGCCAATCTTCCTGGCATGTAAAACCATTGTTGCCAGTGGCTAACTTCCTTTCACCTCGTTACGGGAGACTGATGGAGACCGATGTAGGCAAAAACTAAAGGAAAGGGCCATGGGTTCAGCTGCCCTATGAGAACTATGACAGAGGAGAACTTTTGGTctgtgctgactgcagtggagGTGGCCATCCTGGCAGGGAACAGGAGCTAACCAGCCTCAGCAAATGCTTTGAAGGTGTCTGTCACATCTCTCGTTTTCCTGGTGGTAGCTGTTGATGCAGTTTGTTTGGTTCCACGTTGTTCCCTTTTGATGCTTGTGTCTGAAGTATCTCATGTGCTGTGCCAAGAGACCTGGGAGTTCTCAAAGTTGTGGCTTAGCTCTGGGCTTTCATTCAGTTTTTCATAACCTTATGTGTGGGTCTAAAGCCCACTGAAGTTTCCAAAGGTGCTCTAATCAAATACAGCTGTCTCTGCAGAAGAGATCTGTGATGATGATCTTGGAGTACTTCAACACAGATGTTAAGACATACTTTCTTTTATTGGAAATAAGTACATGCTAGGAAGTTTTTAATGCTGGCCTGCTCCACAAAGTGGAAATACTTTGTGTCTTCAGGCTTTTTATTGCaggctttttcttcagaaaatagaTTTCCATTTCAAAAACATTGTGGACTGTAATGATAAGTGATCAATAAGTTCCCTCACCAGTATGCTACATGGGTGGTCTTACTGTGAATCTTGGCCTCAGTCAGGGATGTTTTATTGGCTCAACACAGGCTCTTCAAACAGGTTATAGCAGATACCACAGGCTCTGGATTCTTGTGCCTCTCCAGATTTCAGGTGACATGAAGGACTAACTCAGGCGTTTACTGGAAATTTAAAAACCACTCCAAATAGAACTTTGAAGTTCGTTTTCTTTTGAGCTGTTGTCCAGATGTATCCAAATAAGATGCCTTCCTTAGTGAGAGGACAGAGGATGCAAATCAGAAACTGTCTCTCTTTTGTCACATTCTCTGCATATGGCTGTAGGCAATGGTAGCTCTCCACAGATGCAGAGTGCCTGCAGCTCTTTATTTGGAAGATCACTCAAAAGACAGACATAAGGCCCGGTGGGAATGTGGTATCCTTGCACATTTCAGGACTTCTACAGAGTATTCATGTGGCTTGGCTTGAAGTTTGAAGTGTTACCTTTGCAGTGTGCAGCAAAGGTGGTTTGCCAGTGAATTTTATTCCTAAAAAGACAGAGATAAGTTTTGGCAGGTCCTTGCAGAATGTGCAGTCAAGATGCTGCATGACCCACCATGAAGCAGGAATCCTAACAGCATTGACACCCAGCTCTGTTACAAAGCTGTTCTGTTCAAGTTCAAATAAGTGACAATGTCTCAGCCTTGCAGTTGGGTAAGATGGGCCAAAATCCCAAACAGTGAGGCTTGAAAGTTGCAGTTGGAAAAGCTAGGTGGTGAATCACGAGCCTGCCTTGGACTGGAGCATTATATAGTGGGAAGAGATACAAAGTCCCTTGATTCTCAGCATCTTCATTTCAGGAGGACTTGGGTTCTGTCTTGTCCATCCATAGAAGCAGACATTAGCTGAGGTAGAGATGGGATGCCAGGCAGTGTGCGAAGTGAATTGTTGCCCTCCTACTTTTGTCTTTCTGTCCTGGGTGATGTGCCTGAGCAGAACAGCTTCCGCAAGAGGGAGTTCCATTTCAGAACATCCTCAGGCCTCACTTCTACAACACTTGCCTGAATCTAATccttgtttctttgggttaaatCTTCTCTACAGGCCTCATCAGGAGGCAGGAATGCTTCTCGTCCTGTGTCGGTGAGGTTGCTTATGGCGTTCCTTGGGCAGTTAGTCTGAAATGAGGTCTCTTGAGTTCTGTTGTACCACCTAGATCATGCTGCCTGAAGTCTCTTGTGGAGTTCGTGTTACTACTGCAGATTTTCTTAGGGGTGAAGAAGGTGGATGACTTCTTACCAAGTTCAGTAAGTTCATAGTAAGCTGCTTTATCCAAGAGAGCTTAGGAGCCCTAGTGAAGGGAACCAGCTATGTCTGATACTACTTTAGTAATGTATTacaggggtttttttctgatgtgaAGCTGAAGAGGCCTGTGGTAGGCTTCTGACAGATTTTACAGAGCTAGAGAGACAAATAGGGACAGAACTGTGGTCATCTTGAATTTACACAGGTAACTTACAAGGTCACAAATGCATGGCTGCTCTCTGGCCTGATGTGCCTTTCAGGAGGCTGAGAATGTTTCCTGCAGCAGATGAACCTCTTCTGACAGTCTGACTTGCAGAGGTCAGCATTCTTGCCTCTTCAGGCCTGTCTTTGCTGGCTGCTTGTCCAGTTGATGATAGGACTGCCTGGAATTGTCCTTTAGAGGTTTATAGTGCTTCCTGCTGACTATAGAAGCGGCTTTTGAAGGCAAGCTCTTCACTACCACAAAGCCTGTGTGAGCAGATACCACAGTtaccccccttctttttctttttttctgccacaACATGCTTGATCTGGCTGTGATTCTTTTCCTTCATCAGTTTTATCCTAAGCAGTTCATAATCTGATTAGCCACAGAGAAGCATTATCCCTGCATTACAGACAGGAAAGCAAAGTTCAGCTGTGATCTGAGGATATCCATCCCCAATAGGTGTTATTTGACATTGGCCAGGTGAAAACACCACCAGCAAGGTACTGGCAAATATGGTTATGAAATAATCCTTTCACCTATTCTGTAgttctaacaaaaaaaaaaaaaaaaaaaaaaagagggatggAGAAGTGCAAAGGTGACtaataaaggaaacaaaattgttttgttCTTGACTCCAGGCAAAACCCAAGTTTGTCTACATATAAACCCTGCCTCTGGACTTAGCTGCAGTAAGATGATAGCATGACTGTGTCTAGGATTTCTGTAAAACTCTTCTAACATTGAGGGTTTCTTTCTCCCCTTAAAGGAAGATGTAGATTCTTTTATGAAACAGCCTGGAAATGAGACAGCAGATGTAGTTCTTAAGAAGTTGGATGAGCAGTATCAGAAGTATAAATTTTTGGAACTTAATCTTGCTCAAAAGAAAAGGAGGTAAGTTATAATCTTTGCAGAATTGGGAAATGCTTAGCACAGTTCTAATTTTGTAAAAAAACAAGTCTAGCTTCCTGTTACTATCCCAAGAAGTAAAAAGTGATGTTAGGAGAGGTAGTATTTGCAGTACTTTGAGGAAAGTCCAGCTTTCCTCTTCCTAATAATTACATGCAGAATTGACAGCATTACTAAATTGGTCCTTAGCCTTTAAGGCAAAAAATACTGCTGTAGTCTCTTCATCTTGTCAGCCTGGTGTACATAAAAATACATTGTTGTCAAACAACTACTGTACCAAGCACGTGACTGTTGGTTTAGTAACCTCATCTCTCTTCAGTAGCTTCAGCCTGGAGTTGAAGCTAGgcaaaaacacattttaaaagctgaaatcaaagcttaaaataatattttatttagatTAAATCTCTTTCATGAGCAAATACCcgtcactgctgccagccagaggcctgctttggcagctgctgctgtctgagtGTGCTGGTGGCAGAGGAGGGTGGCTGGAAGGGCAGTGGGGATCCcagtggctctgctgggctgctgcaggggctgaaCTCTGGAGAGAGCTTTTAACAGTGCCAAATCTGGCAGCTCTAAAACAGTTTGTGGCCCTCAGAAGAAACACTTATTTTACCTGCAGCAATGTTTCTCTATATTTCTGTTGAGGTATCCCTCTCCTCTAGGGAGATCAGAAATATACAAGAGAACACCATTTTAGCAAACTGTTATTGTTACTGCATGTTTGTTCCAGTTTGGAAGCTCTGTTGCTCTGCTTCAGAAAACCATGAGCCTCACTATGGGAAGAGGCAGGTGAAGCTGTAGCTGAGATGTCTTTACATGCCCTATCTTTCATTTGTAAGCCTGGAAAGCTGTTAAGAGTTTCAAGTTTTAAAATGGAGGTTGCATTGTGTAATAAAACTGATTGTTTGTTTAGGAAACTTTGTCTCTGTAAAATAATAAACGATGACTGTTGTTAATTCACAGGCTAAAAAGTCAGATTCCTGAAATTAAACAGACATTAGAAATTTTAAAACacatgcagaagaaaaaggtaAATTATTTTGACTATCTAATGAATATGAGAAAAGCTAACTGCCTTTCCACCCTAACAGAACAGATTGCAAGAAATATTTTGGAGAGCACACTTAATATGCCTTTATAAATAACAGAATTGTTTTTAAAGGTATGTAGTACTTTTTGAAAGCTAGTTCAAAAAAGTTAGTGTTTGTAATGCAAACTTCATCTCTAGTAATGTATAGACTGCAGCTAAGCTTTGACTTTATCTCTGTTCCTTAGAAAGATTTCTATACTgcttttaaatatcttttttttaaatgctttattgTTGGAGCTTTGAGTCATGTAGAGTTCTACCAAAGTGAACACTGTATCAATGAAAAAAGCAGGAAAGTGTGCTCTTTACTGTAAATTTTATGTCTTTGACATAAGTTTCCACTTAAAATAGCAATTTCAAGTTTTATCATTTGTCTTAAGGATTCCACAAATCCCATGGAAACCAGATTTTTATTGGCAGATAATCTCTACTGCAAAGCTTCAGTTCCTCCTACAGATAAagtttgtttgtggttggggGTAAGTAAAATGGAACTTTCTCTGAAACTGTTTCAATAACTTAAAAAAGGGCTATAAAAGACAGAGTCTGTTGTTGTCTCACATGGCACTTCTAGTGGCCGTGGGCATCAGTCTGTTGATGTATGTAGAGTGGAGCTGTGTCCTGTCAGCAGGACAAATGAGACCATTTCAACTCATTAGTGAAGGTTCCacgtttgatttttttttttttttttgctgcctgGACATTAGGACTTCAGGGAATTGTAATTTTGCTGGATTGTTCTTTCCAAAAAGCATATTCATGAATGTTTTCTTTATCAGTTTTCTCACTTCATGGTTCAATTTACCATCATCCAGCATTGGCTGGGATAGGAATGTGCCCAACAAAATAACTGAGGTTTGGCAAGTAGCTTCCCATCTTCTCTACATTATTTGTATTTAGCATcttgctttcccttttcctgcacATTTTTAGGGAATGGTGGGATTTCTGTTACTTACAGGTACCTGCCAACATTTAGAGTGGAATTTGTCCTAAAAATACTGGTGGgatcagagctcaaaccacagGTTCCTAAGTACTTAAGCCATATCAGGCTGGGATATCTTCTCTTCAGAGGTTTCCTTTTATGTGGAGATAACCTTTTAATGTTTCCTCTGAGGCTTCTAAATCCTGGATGGTCCCAAAttcctgtgctggctgccaaaacaaaaccacttggTTAGGACAGAAACACTGAAAGGAGCAGCATCCAGACTGTTACTCCCAACCTCTCCCACTTCTTTTCTGTCATAAAAAGAGAAGATTTGTCTGATACCTGTTGGTTTTAGGAAACAGTGCAGAATTCACAAAGGTTATCTTCCATGGAGCATCCCAGGTTTATTTGGTTAACAGAGTATTACAGCAAGTTCATCCTGTTGGTGGTTCACACAGAAAAGCTACAATGAAATGCCACGAAGAGGTTGTTACATGTAGGTGTTCTTGGCCTTCTGCCTTTGTCCTCCTTGTTGCTCAGTCTGCACACACAACAGTGCACGTTACTGGTGCTGGGAAACTGATGTCTTCCAGTCAATTGACAAGGACATTGCTGTATCTCACTCTTGCAGCTCTGTGTAGCGTTCCCTGGGATTATGTCTAGTAGCAGTAtgtggctctgctcagtgcacaGCTCTTGAGTGAGACAAAGCTTCATTGCTGCATCTTCAGTTGATGCTGCTCTTTTATCtcttcacacagcagcagcttatTGAAGTAAAGGTTTGTAGATGAAAAACCACCACAGTGTAGGGTAGGACTTGATACATGTGTCTTGAAATACCTGTAACACTTGTTAGTGAGCAGTGCCTTTGGGCTGTTTGTCAGTGTTCCACACAGAGAACCTAAGGTCAGTCTTGAACGCAAGTCCTAGAGTGGTGTGGCACTTAAAAGGTTCTGCTAAGAAACAGGAAGTCTCTTGCTTTTCAAATAGGGAGAAGATGAGATGCTGATACCTGAAAGGCTGAACACAGTCCACAGGGAGAGAAAGCTCTTGTTGCTTAGCTGTAGGAAGAGAACTTCTTTTAAGTCACTGGAGGGATTTATTCCTCAGTTACTGAAGTGGTGGAGGCCTTGAGTGGGTTCTGACCTTGCTCATCCTGAACCTTAGCCTGTCAGAACAGCCTTTTGTTAACGTGATAAGTGACAAACAGCAGCCTGAAATAAGCCTGCTGTGGCTTATTCCTTACAATGAAAGAGTAAAAGCTTTTCTCAATCTTTCTTTAGGCCAATGTGATGCTTGAATATGATATTGATGAAGCTCAAGCTCTGTTAGAGAAGAATTTGTCAACAGCCACAAGAAACCTTGATCTTCTAGAGGAAGACCTGGACTTTCTTAGAGATCAGTTCACCACTACAGAAGTcagtatccttttttttttatttacaagGGAAGAGTCAGCATTCAGGTAATGAACAATTTCCTGACATGTTTTTATCTTAGGCTGGCTGCCCTTAAAATTCTGTAGCACTCCAGGAACTCGCCTGTTTCTAGCAGTGAAATGGGACACTTTATTTCCAGACAGGTGTGTTAGATGGAGCAGAGCTTGTCACTGTGATTGGTCCCCCTGAAACCTCCTGCATGACTGCAAAGCTAGACTGGGAGTGAGCTGGTAGTGTGGATCTGTGCTGTGGGTTGATAGCCAGGTGGCCATGCCAAAGCAAAGcaactcttcctttccttctagaGTGAACGTATGTTCTCTGGGCTATTGCTAAAGGTACCCGATTCAGATGCAATGTTTCCAAGCAGCAGAAGCCCTGCTGCCACAAGCttgaggctttttttctttatactatcaccaaccacctccagggtgcaggtttgttttttttttaatacttta
This DNA window, taken from Indicator indicator isolate 239-I01 chromosome 17, UM_Iind_1.1, whole genome shotgun sequence, encodes the following:
- the VBP1 gene encoding prefoldin subunit 3, giving the protein MKQPGNETADVVLKKLDEQYQKYKFLELNLAQKKRRLKSQIPEIKQTLEILKHMQKKKDSTNPMETRFLLADNLYCKASVPPTDKVCLWLGANVMLEYDIDEAQALLEKNLSTATRNLDLLEEDLDFLRDQFTTTEVNMARVYNWDVKRRNKQDPSKNKA